In Maridesulfovibrio sp., a single genomic region encodes these proteins:
- a CDS encoding GNAT family N-acetyltransferase — translation MYGFEIDGGYTFYKYRDFDGTLSLTAAHLKWFWSILEDAGTVPVIFYDGTVRGFNDFKQLAELPDQHLFLGFRGQEPAGLFWLNGFTPRACYVHIASMPGFYGRGSVQMGRGCLAHLLAATDASGRYLFDCIKGLIPASNQLACRFAEKSGFRQAGIVPNGAYLSGEDISIDAVLFCAVRKGDGICPPDVCDVS, via the coding sequence ATGTACGGATTCGAAATTGATGGAGGATACACCTTCTACAAGTACCGTGATTTTGACGGAACCCTGTCGCTTACCGCGGCTCATCTCAAATGGTTCTGGTCCATCCTTGAGGATGCCGGAACAGTCCCGGTGATCTTCTATGACGGCACGGTTCGCGGTTTCAACGACTTCAAACAGCTTGCCGAACTGCCGGACCAGCACCTGTTTCTGGGCTTCAGGGGACAGGAACCGGCCGGGCTTTTCTGGCTGAACGGTTTCACTCCGCGGGCATGCTACGTCCATATCGCTTCCATGCCGGGGTTTTACGGTCGCGGATCAGTACAGATGGGCCGGGGGTGCCTGGCTCATCTGCTGGCAGCCACGGATGCATCGGGACGTTATCTGTTTGACTGCATCAAGGGGCTGATTCCGGCATCGAATCAACTGGCCTGTCGTTTTGCCGAAAAATCAGGATTCCGGCAGGCAGGGATCGTTCCAAACGGTGCTTATCTGTCCGGGGAAGACATAAGTATTGACGCTGTACTGTTCTGCGCAGTCAGAAAAGGTGACGGGATTTGTCCGCCCGATGTTTGTGATGTGTCTTAA
- a CDS encoding aminobutyrate aminotransferase yields the protein MANFYRPQLGAGTGSGSVWYEKNSPGFNGYFKWHRLTYGTNPSSNNKGLNAPSGWQPPDDWTFSDKTGHWYTPGEMQNAGYNLIDGEWLHPNDIRQREVDRENAELDARIARREASESRFRKVRAAGRIKTILTGSNGVAGKALVKKEILQNSKGELK from the coding sequence ATGGCGAATTTTTACAGACCGCAGCTTGGTGCTGGAACCGGAAGCGGATCAGTCTGGTATGAAAAGAATTCCCCCGGATTCAACGGTTACTTTAAGTGGCACAGGCTGACTTACGGAACGAATCCTTCATCAAATAACAAGGGGCTTAATGCTCCTTCGGGCTGGCAGCCGCCGGATGACTGGACGTTTTCGGACAAGACCGGACATTGGTATACGCCCGGTGAAATGCAGAATGCCGGATACAACCTGATTGACGGAGAGTGGCTGCATCCCAACGACATCCGGCAGCGGGAAGTGGACCGTGAAAACGCCGAGCTTGATGCCCGGATAGCCCGGCGTGAGGCAAGTGAAAGCCGGTTCAGGAAGGTCCGTGCCGCCGGGCGTATAAAAACTATCCTGACCGGATCAAACGGTGTGGCCGGAAAGGCTCTTGTAAAAAAGGAAATATTGCAGAATTCCAAGGGAGAACTCAAATGA
- a CDS encoding Com family DNA-binding transcriptional regulator, producing the protein MTELRCPVCKRLLMKGRVVEVQIKCPKCKKIVTLTGGK; encoded by the coding sequence ATGACGGAACTGCGTTGTCCGGTATGCAAAAGACTGCTCATGAAGGGCAGGGTGGTTGAGGTCCAGATCAAATGCCCCAAGTGTAAAAAAATAGTCACGCTTACGGGCGGCAAGTGA
- a CDS encoding portal protein produces MNDTDKNRYTARLLSLRQERSSWEPHWQEISDYILPRRGVYSGQRPNDGRVKGGRIIDSTATRALRILAAGLQGGLTSPARPWFRLGISDRDLARHKSVREWVAQVESTMYRALSRSNFYSCIHSLYTELSGFGTGILYCEPDQERGLRFRTLTAGEYCLATDAQGRVDTVYREFKMTARQLENRFGRENLPATVSSSLDRNRDHWFDVLHVVQPRDEFDHERLDGENMPFESIFLLNGKGGHILSVSGFVENPYMAPRWDTSAMDVYGRSPAMDVLADVKMLMEMSKSQIQAVHLTLRPPMKVPSMYSRRLNLLPGGQNPVEQNQQDSVSPLYQVRPDLAGVSNKIQDVRAAIREGFYNDIFLMMAGSDRKTITAAEVAERHEEKLIQLGPVIERQHTELLDPLIDRVFGILLRAGQLPEAPSVLEGVDIKVDYISVLAQAQKMVGTQSIQSLAEFVGRLAQANPEVLDKVDMDRAVDDYAELIGVPNGIVRSGDEVEKFRAERKVQAQQRQNMQDSLQAASTGAGIVRNLSGAGMNPLQLQGMMDKAGQLMGGV; encoded by the coding sequence ATGAATGACACGGATAAAAACAGATATACCGCCCGGCTGCTGTCGTTGCGTCAGGAGCGGTCCAGTTGGGAACCGCATTGGCAGGAGATAAGCGATTACATCCTGCCCCGGCGCGGAGTCTACAGCGGACAGAGGCCTAATGACGGGCGCGTGAAGGGCGGCAGGATAATTGATTCCACGGCAACAAGGGCGCTGAGGATTCTGGCGGCAGGGTTGCAGGGGGGGCTTACGTCTCCGGCCCGGCCGTGGTTTCGGCTGGGGATTTCGGATCGGGATCTGGCAAGGCACAAATCGGTTCGCGAATGGGTCGCGCAGGTGGAAAGCACCATGTACCGGGCTTTGTCCCGGAGTAATTTCTACTCCTGCATCCATTCGCTTTATACGGAACTGTCCGGTTTCGGAACCGGGATTCTGTATTGCGAGCCGGATCAGGAAAGGGGATTGAGGTTCAGGACTTTGACCGCCGGTGAATATTGTCTGGCAACGGATGCTCAGGGCCGGGTGGATACTGTCTATAGAGAATTCAAGATGACCGCCCGGCAGCTTGAAAACAGGTTCGGCAGGGAAAATCTTCCGGCAACGGTCAGTTCCAGTCTGGATAGGAACCGGGATCACTGGTTTGACGTGCTGCATGTGGTGCAGCCGCGTGACGAGTTCGACCATGAACGGCTGGACGGGGAGAACATGCCCTTTGAATCCATCTTCCTGTTGAACGGAAAGGGTGGTCATATTCTATCCGTGAGCGGATTTGTGGAGAACCCGTACATGGCTCCGCGCTGGGACACTTCGGCCATGGATGTGTACGGGCGTTCCCCGGCCATGGATGTTCTGGCGGACGTGAAGATGCTTATGGAAATGAGCAAGAGCCAGATTCAGGCCGTGCACCTTACGCTCAGGCCGCCTATGAAGGTCCCGTCCATGTACTCACGGAGGTTGAATCTGCTGCCCGGCGGACAGAATCCGGTAGAGCAGAACCAGCAGGATTCCGTTTCCCCGCTTTATCAGGTCCGGCCGGACCTTGCGGGGGTGAGCAATAAGATTCAGGACGTGCGGGCCGCGATTCGCGAGGGATTCTATAATGACATATTCCTGATGATGGCCGGGTCGGACCGTAAGACCATAACAGCCGCGGAAGTTGCGGAGCGCCATGAGGAAAAGCTGATACAGCTTGGACCGGTCATCGAGCGGCAGCATACGGAACTGCTCGACCCGCTTATCGACAGGGTCTTCGGAATACTGCTGCGTGCCGGGCAGTTGCCCGAAGCTCCATCCGTGCTTGAAGGGGTGGACATCAAGGTCGATTACATTTCCGTGCTCGCACAGGCCCAGAAGATGGTCGGGACCCAGTCCATACAGTCTCTGGCCGAATTTGTGGGACGCCTTGCGCAGGCCAATCCCGAGGTGCTGGACAAGGTCGACATGGATCGCGCGGTGGACGACTATGCCGAACTCATCGGCGTGCCCAACGGGATAGTCCGGTCCGGAGACGAGGTGGAGAAATTCCGTGCGGAGCGCAAGGTGCAGGCCCAGCAGCGGCAGAATATGCAGGACAGCCTGCAGGCCGCATCCACCGGTGCCGGAATTGTGCGAAATCTCTCCGGGGCCGGGATGAATCCTTTGCAGCTTCAAGGAATGATGGATAAGGCCGGGCAGTTGATGGGCGGAGTGTAA
- a CDS encoding DUF4198 domain-containing protein, which translates to MKKRIGSILILSLIFAILSCATAFAHEFILKPVQLTAEKGQLVPFSVVSAHVFMISEEMEPLDKVDVKLISGDKTTDVKLSPNEMLMTLDGQIKPETEGTLIMAGHRQGIIWTNTTKGWKQQSKKGLKGVISSGKYEKFCKTLITVGQPDDNYKKVLGKGLEIVPMSNPALAKVGDEIVFQTLLDGKPVAVENMLATYDGFTLTPNSFAYFTEPYGEGLAKVKITAPGTWMVRVQHKDSAPTADYDSYVMRSVLVFEVK; encoded by the coding sequence ATGAAAAAACGTATCGGTTCGATCCTGATCCTGTCCCTGATCTTCGCAATACTCAGTTGCGCCACTGCATTCGCCCATGAATTCATCCTCAAACCTGTCCAGCTTACTGCCGAAAAAGGTCAGCTTGTTCCCTTTTCCGTAGTATCGGCCCATGTATTCATGATCAGCGAAGAAATGGAGCCTCTTGATAAGGTCGACGTAAAACTCATTTCCGGCGATAAAACTACTGATGTAAAGCTCAGCCCCAACGAAATGCTCATGACCCTGGACGGTCAGATAAAACCTGAAACCGAAGGCACCCTGATCATGGCAGGCCACAGACAGGGCATCATCTGGACCAACACGACCAAAGGCTGGAAGCAGCAGTCCAAAAAAGGACTCAAGGGAGTAATAAGCAGCGGAAAATACGAAAAATTCTGCAAGACCCTGATAACCGTAGGTCAGCCGGATGACAACTACAAAAAGGTACTCGGCAAGGGGCTTGAAATAGTGCCCATGAGCAACCCCGCCCTTGCCAAGGTCGGTGATGAAATCGTTTTCCAGACTCTGCTGGACGGCAAGCCCGTAGCCGTGGAAAACATGCTCGCCACCTACGACGGCTTTACCCTGACCCCGAACTCCTTCGCCTATTTCACCGAACCGTATGGCGAAGGACTGGCAAAGGTAAAAATCACCGCTCCGGGAACCTGGATGGTCCGTGTACAGCACAAGGACAGCGCTCCCACCGCAGATTATGACAGCTACGTAATGCGCTCCGTACTGGTTTTTGAAGTGAAATAG
- a CDS encoding Na+/H+ antiporter NhaC family protein gives MRQWRRLFFLAIIFQALCLPAFAADSSLGPENAAVYGIFTLIPPLVAIVLAFVTKNVVLSLFIGVFSGAFMLEAKGFDIYNGFVGGFMRISNEILNSLADPWNAGIVLQCLAIGGLIALISKMGGAKAIADALAKKARSPRSSQFVTWLLGLFIFFDDYANSLTVGPIMRPVTDRMKVSREKLAFIIDATAAPIAGIALISTWVAYEVGLIRDGLQGIGYTMNAYGIFVETIPYRFYNILILVFILATIWFMREFGPMYTAEHRARTTGKLLDDNAKPMVADEATELRPIENVVPSIWYAIIPIGTLIVAAFLGFYFNGYNSIMSGDDSALKAVFENGPMSFTAIREAFGASDASVVLFQAALIAGIVAMGIAICKRIMKVDEVISTWVQGVKSLNITAVILLLAWSLSGIIKELGTATYLVNVLSDTIPPFLLPSIIFIMGSVISFATGTSYGTMGILMPLCIPLAYALTPDQGYVILNIGAVLTGAIFGDHCSPISDTTILSSMGSACDHIDHTRTQLFYAVPVALVSILFGYIPAGLGMPVAMVLPVGVIVIMALVRFLGKPVAE, from the coding sequence ATGCGCCAATGGAGAAGGTTGTTTTTTCTTGCAATAATATTTCAGGCCCTATGCCTGCCTGCATTTGCGGCGGACTCCAGTCTAGGCCCGGAAAACGCAGCTGTTTATGGAATCTTTACACTTATTCCGCCGCTGGTAGCCATCGTACTGGCCTTCGTAACTAAGAATGTGGTGCTATCACTGTTTATCGGTGTTTTTTCCGGAGCATTCATGCTCGAAGCAAAGGGATTCGATATCTATAACGGTTTTGTCGGAGGATTCATGAGGATTTCCAACGAGATTCTCAACTCTCTGGCCGATCCGTGGAACGCGGGCATAGTTCTGCAGTGTCTTGCAATCGGGGGACTTATCGCCCTGATTTCCAAAATGGGCGGCGCCAAGGCAATTGCGGATGCGCTTGCCAAAAAGGCAAGAAGCCCCAGAAGTTCGCAGTTTGTAACCTGGCTGCTCGGATTGTTCATATTTTTCGATGATTACGCCAACTCGCTCACCGTAGGTCCGATCATGCGCCCGGTTACCGACCGGATGAAAGTCTCCAGGGAAAAACTGGCGTTCATCATAGACGCCACAGCAGCACCCATTGCCGGAATCGCGCTGATCTCCACATGGGTTGCCTATGAAGTAGGCCTCATCCGTGACGGACTGCAGGGCATAGGTTACACCATGAACGCGTACGGCATTTTCGTGGAGACCATTCCCTACAGATTCTACAACATCCTCATACTGGTCTTCATACTGGCAACCATCTGGTTCATGCGCGAATTCGGCCCGATGTACACCGCCGAGCACCGTGCCCGCACAACCGGCAAACTCCTTGATGATAACGCCAAACCAATGGTTGCGGACGAAGCCACCGAACTCAGACCGATAGAAAATGTGGTCCCGAGCATCTGGTACGCAATCATTCCCATCGGCACCCTCATTGTGGCTGCCTTTCTCGGATTCTATTTTAACGGCTACAATTCCATAATGTCCGGCGATGACAGTGCGCTCAAGGCTGTTTTCGAAAACGGACCCATGAGCTTTACCGCCATCCGTGAAGCGTTCGGTGCATCCGATGCGTCCGTGGTACTTTTTCAGGCTGCCCTTATTGCAGGCATCGTGGCCATGGGCATAGCAATCTGCAAGCGGATAATGAAGGTGGACGAGGTCATCTCCACCTGGGTGCAGGGCGTGAAATCCCTGAACATAACTGCCGTTATCCTGCTTCTGGCCTGGTCCCTTTCCGGAATCATAAAGGAACTCGGCACGGCAACATACCTTGTCAACGTCCTTTCGGATACCATCCCGCCCTTCCTGCTTCCCTCAATCATCTTTATCATGGGCTCGGTAATTTCATTCGCAACCGGAACATCCTACGGAACCATGGGGATTCTTATGCCGCTGTGCATTCCGCTGGCCTACGCCCTCACCCCGGATCAGGGATACGTCATCCTCAATATCGGTGCAGTACTGACCGGAGCAATTTTCGGAGACCACTGTTCGCCGATATCCGATACAACGATCCTCTCATCCATGGGTTCGGCCTGCGACCACATCGATCACACAAGAACTCAGCTGTTTTATGCCGTGCCGGTAGCGCTTGTATCCATCCTTTTCGGCTACATCCCTGCAGGACTCGGAATGCCGGTAGCCATGGTTCTCCCGGTTGGGGTTATCGTAATCATGGCACTGGTCCGGTTCCTCGGAAAACCTGTTGCAGAATAA
- the thiC gene encoding phosphomethylpyrimidine synthase ThiC codes for MFSKNKALKSIFDSSIDDLCRSEGLSKETIIQGIENGTMVLLGNPNHKNVTPTLIGQPAKVKVNANIGTSPFKNDREKEMKKLDAAWKAGAHAVMDLSTAGDLDGIRTDMLGSCPLPLGTVPIYAMAQQYVARDEDPAGFSIDELLAEIEKEAEQGVDFMTLHCGLTRRGALWATGGDRLLGIVSRGGSILARWMRDHDQENPLLTDYDRILEICLKHNVTLSLGDGLRPGAGADAGDAAQWEEVLMLGQLAKRAREYGVQAMIEGPGHVPMNLVETQIRGIKAATFNAPLYVLGPLVTDSAPGYDHIAGAIGGAIAVMNGVDFLCYLTPAEHLTLPEVDDVWNGVKASLVAAQCGEVGLGRKDAVERDLEISKARMDLNWDRIAELAIDPALACSRRKDHKDEKECAMCGKFCAVRMLSE; via the coding sequence ATGTTTTCAAAGAATAAAGCTCTCAAAAGCATTTTTGATTCAAGCATTGATGATCTCTGCAGGAGTGAAGGGCTCTCCAAAGAGACAATTATCCAGGGCATAGAAAACGGAACCATGGTTCTGCTCGGGAACCCCAATCATAAAAATGTAACGCCTACCCTTATCGGACAGCCCGCCAAAGTTAAAGTCAACGCCAATATAGGTACCTCTCCTTTCAAGAATGATCGCGAAAAGGAAATGAAAAAACTGGATGCCGCCTGGAAGGCCGGTGCACATGCTGTAATGGATCTTTCCACAGCCGGTGATCTGGACGGCATACGCACGGATATGCTCGGTTCCTGCCCGCTGCCGCTCGGCACTGTTCCCATTTATGCCATGGCACAGCAGTACGTTGCCCGTGATGAAGATCCGGCCGGTTTCAGCATTGATGAACTTCTTGCTGAAATCGAAAAAGAGGCCGAACAGGGCGTAGATTTCATGACCCTGCATTGCGGCCTTACTCGCCGGGGAGCTCTCTGGGCCACCGGCGGCGACCGTCTGCTCGGAATTGTTTCCCGCGGCGGTTCCATTCTCGCCCGCTGGATGCGTGATCACGATCAGGAAAATCCGCTTCTGACCGATTATGACCGCATTCTTGAAATATGTCTCAAACACAACGTCACCCTGAGCCTTGGCGACGGTTTGCGTCCCGGTGCCGGTGCCGATGCCGGTGATGCCGCTCAGTGGGAAGAAGTCCTTATGCTGGGACAGCTTGCCAAGCGCGCCCGTGAATACGGTGTTCAGGCCATGATTGAAGGTCCCGGTCATGTACCCATGAATCTGGTTGAAACCCAGATTCGCGGTATCAAGGCTGCCACTTTCAACGCGCCTCTCTACGTGCTCGGACCTCTGGTTACCGACTCCGCTCCCGGATATGATCATATTGCAGGAGCCATCGGCGGTGCCATTGCCGTAATGAACGGTGTGGATTTTCTCTGCTACCTGACCCCCGCAGAGCATCTTACCCTCCCTGAGGTTGATGATGTCTGGAACGGAGTGAAGGCGTCTCTCGTTGCTGCCCAGTGCGGTGAAGTCGGACTCGGCAGGAAAGACGCTGTGGAGCGCGATCTTGAAATCTCCAAAGCCCGCATGGATCTCAACTGGGATCGTATTGCCGAACTGGCTATTGATCCGGCCCTGGCCTGCTCGCGCAGGAAAGACCACAAGGATGAAAAAGAGTGTGCAATGTGCGGAAAATTCTGCGCAGTACGTATGCTCTCCGAATAA
- a CDS encoding hemolysin III family protein — MLRYVRDPMSGLTHFVGFCLAIAGLVLLVVDSVNPVKVMHVVTFSVFGAGMILLYLASTLYHWLPLGERWTLYMRKADHAMIFIYIAATYTPICLIGLKGSWGWSLFGAVWGLALAGIITKMFWMNAPRWLSTAFYLGMGWLVIVGAGPLIRALQTGALFWLTLGGVMYSIGATIYVLKRPDPWPKVFGFHEIFHVFVMAGSFCHFWVMYEYIARIAA; from the coding sequence ATGTTGCGTTATGTACGGGACCCGATGAGCGGACTGACCCATTTTGTCGGTTTCTGTCTGGCCATAGCCGGGCTGGTCCTTCTGGTTGTCGATTCGGTAAATCCGGTGAAGGTTATGCATGTTGTTACCTTTTCCGTGTTCGGAGCAGGGATGATCCTGCTTTATCTTGCCAGCACGCTTTACCACTGGCTGCCTCTCGGAGAGCGCTGGACCCTTTACATGCGCAAGGCCGACCATGCCATGATCTTTATCTACATTGCCGCCACGTACACTCCTATATGCCTGATCGGCCTGAAGGGTAGCTGGGGGTGGTCTCTGTTCGGGGCTGTCTGGGGACTGGCTCTGGCCGGGATAATTACAAAGATGTTCTGGATGAATGCTCCGCGCTGGCTTTCCACCGCGTTTTATCTGGGTATGGGCTGGCTTGTCATAGTCGGGGCCGGACCTCTGATCAGGGCGCTGCAGACCGGAGCCCTGTTCTGGCTCACTCTAGGAGGCGTAATGTATTCAATCGGAGCCACTATCTACGTACTCAAGAGACCTGATCCATGGCCGAAGGTGTTCGGATTTCACGAGATTTTTCATGTTTTCGTCATGGCCGGAAGTTTTTGTCATTTCTGGGTAATGTATGAGTACATTGCCAGAATTGCGGCATAA
- a CDS encoding GGDEF domain-containing protein — MDQTAHTRKTSRLGLTIGGALLALIFGICAVFMTKQYNAELEKVRQQNKFIAKLVAYHTSDILDSVIQAIRGMHDALDLIMIRDKNRNDHYAHDKTVAAVLKKSREFNPYISDLIITDPKGTPMHWTGKSKPFQIISEEYLKKHAWEIQKNGYYVSEVITGNGSEENPYFGISIGFKDDAGSLQYIYTALIDYSFFKNDFSNLGIPDGTTIALVTTCGNILMHAPHRSLSPANYGKILNAENCTGDNSTFSADSPYTGKHHEVVFAHVDEYPLVAFASTGKEEILAEWQLYLWTIMCAGAILIFLFSYAYILFFRYQKKSLEHQTMLEEQAMMDPLTRLPNRRRFFPILEREFNLARRHVRPLALLLIDIDHFKRINDRYGHDRGDIVLAAIADTIKKTGRETDISCRMGGEEFALMLSDTGFEGAKTAAEKMRTKIEKLQIEVDGMLLSATVSIGISCYENGDSTPKDLVIRADAALYKAKHIGRNNSSRYTGMKQLSSDPKKGKISYFPSGNTKDCRQTASEV; from the coding sequence ATGGATCAGACCGCACATACCCGCAAAACTTCCAGGTTGGGCCTGACCATAGGAGGAGCACTTTTAGCCCTAATATTCGGTATCTGCGCAGTTTTCATGACAAAACAGTATAATGCAGAGCTGGAAAAAGTTCGGCAGCAGAACAAATTCATAGCTAAACTGGTGGCCTACCATACATCCGACATTCTCGACAGCGTAATTCAGGCTATACGCGGAATGCATGATGCTCTCGACCTTATTATGATTCGGGACAAAAACAGGAACGACCATTATGCACACGACAAAACAGTTGCTGCCGTTCTTAAAAAGAGCAGAGAATTCAATCCATACATATCAGACCTGATAATTACAGACCCGAAAGGGACCCCGATGCACTGGACAGGAAAGTCAAAGCCGTTTCAGATAATCTCCGAGGAGTACCTAAAGAAGCACGCATGGGAAATCCAGAAAAACGGCTACTATGTCAGCGAAGTAATCACCGGCAATGGAAGTGAAGAAAATCCGTATTTCGGCATAAGCATCGGCTTCAAGGATGATGCAGGTTCACTGCAATACATTTACACAGCGCTTATCGACTACAGTTTTTTTAAAAATGACTTTTCAAATCTCGGAATTCCGGACGGGACCACCATCGCTTTAGTTACAACCTGCGGCAACATACTCATGCATGCCCCGCACCGCAGTCTTTCCCCGGCAAACTATGGAAAAATCCTCAATGCAGAGAACTGCACCGGGGATAACAGCACGTTCTCGGCAGATTCACCGTACACGGGAAAACATCATGAAGTTGTTTTTGCCCATGTAGATGAATACCCGCTGGTAGCTTTTGCCTCAACCGGGAAAGAAGAAATACTGGCAGAATGGCAACTGTACCTGTGGACAATCATGTGTGCTGGAGCAATCCTTATCTTTTTGTTCAGCTATGCCTACATTCTTTTCTTCCGCTACCAGAAGAAATCCCTGGAGCATCAGACCATGCTTGAAGAACAGGCCATGATGGACCCGCTGACAAGACTGCCCAACAGACGCAGATTCTTCCCCATTCTGGAACGGGAGTTCAATCTGGCACGCAGACACGTGCGCCCCCTGGCCCTGCTGCTCATAGACATAGACCATTTCAAACGGATCAACGACCGCTACGGTCACGACCGTGGAGACATAGTACTGGCGGCAATAGCCGATACAATCAAAAAGACAGGCCGGGAGACCGACATAAGCTGCCGCATGGGCGGGGAAGAGTTCGCGCTGATGCTGAGCGATACGGGATTTGAGGGAGCAAAGACCGCAGCTGAAAAAATGCGCACTAAAATCGAAAAACTTCAGATCGAGGTGGACGGAATGCTCCTGAGCGCCACGGTCAGCATCGGAATAAGCTGCTACGAAAACGGAGACAGCACACCGAAGGACCTTGTAATCCGTGCAGATGCGGCCCTCTACAAAGCCAAGCACATAGGGCGTAACAACTCTTCACGCTATACAGGCATGAAACAATTGAGCTCTGACCCAAAAAAAGGAAAGATTTCCTACTTCCCATCTGGAAATACAAAAGACTGCCGACAAACGGCATCAGAAGTTTAG